From the genome of Bacteroides sp. MSB163, one region includes:
- a CDS encoding tetratricopeptide repeat protein, whose translation MNEQSIQKQYNQIVSLLEDKRLKEALVQLDAFLYNSNDWTLRNRLEQIQTSYQYMLQYMKLGMKDPERHKLYRQLLADTWEIADQTRILLLDEISTHYYHSLRRNPNQLPKAYDLSVQQRILEGFADEMAVSQLANYQGLDAILKRHEETHQVMFLTTWSNNNWTLEEFAQAEDMLRSETLPINDLCLFVSAVTLSLMECFDERKINWLLDGLRHTHPQINQRALVGLVITLHLYPTRIVLYPELEARISLFREDPDFSKQVNRVYIQLLRSQETEKIDKKMREEIIPEMMRNVNIMRNMKFGFEETDENDRNPDWEQAFEQSGLGDKIREMNDLQLEGADVYMSTFAQLKGYPFFREPHNWFYPFDRMHSSIIHQVGLNQTSESSVLSIILQSGFFCNSDKYSFCFTIAQLPQGQRDMMLSQMTPQDQSDFMEEKNSTSLKQYAERPDVISNQYIHDLYRFFKLSQRRYEFHNIFQEEIALHRNPVLKGLLSAPELLVAVADFHFRKEHPAEALELYRILIDRKQANADIFQKTGFCLQKEKRYQEAVDAYLKADMLKPDHLWTLRHLATCYRQMKNFDAALEYYHRVETIQPENHNVLFYTASCLAEQKRYEDALQYFFKLDFLENNCMKAWRGIGWCSFVSGKHEQAMKYYDKLLAAKPLATDYLNAGHVAWVLGNIEKAAGLYGKAMAESGSKDAFLEIFDRDRNSLLRQGIVAEEIPLMLDMIE comes from the coding sequence ATGAATGAACAATCCATCCAAAAACAATATAATCAGATAGTCAGTTTACTGGAAGATAAACGGCTGAAAGAGGCTCTCGTTCAGCTGGATGCTTTCTTATATAATAGTAATGACTGGACCCTGCGCAACCGCCTAGAACAAATCCAGACTTCCTATCAGTATATGCTGCAATACATGAAGTTGGGAATGAAAGATCCGGAACGGCATAAATTGTATCGTCAGCTATTAGCCGATACCTGGGAAATTGCCGACCAGACGCGCATCCTATTGCTGGATGAGATATCCACCCACTACTATCATTCTTTGCGCAGAAATCCCAACCAGTTGCCGAAGGCTTATGACCTCTCTGTCCAACAGAGGATACTGGAAGGATTCGCAGACGAAATGGCTGTATCGCAGTTGGCAAACTATCAGGGTTTGGACGCTATCTTGAAACGGCATGAAGAAACACACCAGGTTATGTTTCTTACTACCTGGAGCAACAATAACTGGACTTTGGAAGAATTTGCCCAGGCAGAGGATATGCTCCGCTCGGAAACATTACCAATCAATGATTTATGTCTGTTTGTCAGTGCTGTCACACTTAGTTTAATGGAGTGTTTCGACGAACGTAAGATCAATTGGCTGCTCGACGGACTCCGCCATACCCATCCGCAAATCAACCAAAGAGCTTTGGTAGGACTTGTCATCACCCTGCATCTCTACCCTACACGCATTGTACTCTATCCGGAACTGGAAGCGCGCATCTCTCTTTTCAGAGAAGATCCGGACTTCAGTAAACAGGTGAACCGTGTTTACATCCAACTGCTTCGCAGCCAAGAAACCGAGAAAATAGACAAGAAGATGCGGGAAGAAATCATTCCCGAAATGATGAGGAACGTGAATATCATGCGCAACATGAAATTCGGTTTTGAAGAAACAGATGAAAACGACCGTAATCCGGACTGGGAACAGGCTTTCGAACAATCAGGACTAGGAGACAAAATAAGAGAGATGAACGATTTGCAGTTGGAAGGCGCTGATGTATACATGAGTACATTCGCACAACTAAAAGGCTATCCTTTCTTCCGCGAACCGCACAACTGGTTCTATCCTTTCGACCGGATGCACTCCAGTATCATCCACCAAGTCGGCTTGAACCAGACGAGTGAAAGTTCGGTACTCTCTATCATTCTGCAATCCGGATTCTTCTGCAACAGTGATAAGTACTCATTCTGCTTCACCATTGCCCAACTTCCGCAAGGACAGCGGGATATGATGTTGAGCCAGATGACGCCCCAGGATCAAAGTGACTTTATGGAAGAAAAGAATAGCACCAGCCTGAAGCAATACGCAGAACGGCCTGACGTTATCAGCAACCAGTATATTCACGATTTATATCGTTTCTTCAAACTCAGCCAACGCAGATATGAGTTCCACAACATCTTCCAGGAAGAGATTGCTTTGCACCGTAACCCTGTACTGAAAGGATTGCTGAGTGCTCCCGAACTATTGGTGGCTGTTGCCGATTTCCACTTCCGCAAAGAGCACCCTGCCGAAGCATTGGAGCTCTACCGGATATTGATAGACCGGAAACAGGCCAATGCGGATATTTTCCAGAAAACAGGCTTCTGCCTGCAAAAGGAGAAACGCTATCAGGAAGCTGTGGATGCCTATCTGAAAGCCGATATGCTGAAACCTGATCATTTGTGGACGCTCCGCCATCTGGCTACCTGTTACCGTCAAATGAAGAATTTCGATGCCGCTCTGGAATACTACCACCGCGTGGAAACAATTCAACCAGAAAACCACAATGTGTTATTCTATACCGCAAGTTGCCTGGCAGAACAGAAAAGATACGAAGATGCACTGCAATACTTCTTCAAACTGGACTTTCTGGAAAACAACTGCATGAAAGCATGGCGCGGTATCGGCTGGTGCTCATTTGTCAGTGGTAAGCATGAACAAGCTATGAAGTATTACGACAAGCTTCTCGCTGCCAAGCCGCTTGCAACAGATTATCTCAATGCCGGACACGTGGCATGGGTATTGGGAAATATAGAAAAAGCTGCCGGACTATATGGTAAAGCTATGGCAGAAAGTGGTAGCAAGGACGCATTTCTGGAAATATTCGACAGAGACCGGAACAGTCTGCTCAGACAAGGTATCGTAGCCGAAGAAATTCCATTAATGTTGGATATGATTGAATAA
- a CDS encoding Maf-like protein, protein MLDNLEKYKVILASGSPRRRELMAGLGVNYEVRILPDVDESYPDTLQREEIPLYIAKEKADAYIPMMQPDELIITADTIVWLDGKVLGKPRDREDALQMLRTMSGRTHEVFTGVCITTTDWQRSFTAQTEVRFATLSEDEIIYYVDNFKPMDKAGAYGVQEWIGFIGVENISGSYYNIMGLPVQKLYRELLKV, encoded by the coding sequence ATGTTAGACAATTTAGAGAAATATAAGGTGATTCTTGCCTCGGGATCTCCCCGCAGGAGAGAATTGATGGCAGGTTTGGGCGTGAATTATGAAGTGCGGATTCTTCCGGATGTGGATGAATCTTATCCGGATACTTTGCAGAGGGAGGAAATACCGCTCTACATTGCTAAGGAAAAAGCGGACGCCTACATACCTATGATGCAACCTGATGAACTGATAATTACGGCTGATACGATTGTATGGCTGGATGGTAAGGTTCTTGGCAAACCCCGGGATAGGGAAGATGCTTTGCAGATGTTGCGGACTATGTCGGGGCGTACCCATGAAGTTTTCACCGGCGTATGCATAACCACTACTGATTGGCAACGAAGTTTTACAGCACAGACTGAAGTACGTTTCGCCACATTGAGCGAAGATGAAATTATATATTACGTAGATAACTTCAAACCAATGGATAAAGCCGGAGCCTATGGAGTGCAGGAGTGGATCGGTTTTATTGGGGTGGAGAATATCTCGGGAAGTTACTATAATATCATGGGACTTCCTGTGCAAAAACTATATAGGGAATTACTGAAGGTATAG
- a CDS encoding glutaminase, whose translation MEYSRILKEIYEEIQPYAQEGKSASYIPELLKVNPDRYGICLRTIEGKEYAQGDSDERFAVQSISKVFSLAMSFGRIGNELWKRIGVEPSGNAFNSIFQLEMEKGIPRNPLINAGALVMADVLLSVLEYPEREYLSFVRKLCGNDMIQYNESMATSEREYGYLNAAITNMLKYHGNIENDIERVLRFYFRQCSIGMNCRELACSFLPFADHTRPFSFDGTELTTSQVKRINAIMQTCGFYDEAGEFSYLVGLPGKSGVGGGIAAVCPRKYAVAVWSPRLNSKGNSVMGMKALELLTTKTAVSIF comes from the coding sequence ATGGAATACAGCCGAATTCTGAAAGAAATATACGAAGAAATACAGCCGTATGCACAGGAAGGCAAATCGGCAAGTTATATCCCTGAACTGCTGAAAGTTAATCCTGATCGTTATGGCATCTGTCTGCGCACCATCGAAGGCAAGGAATATGCCCAGGGAGACAGTGATGAACGTTTCGCCGTGCAGAGTATTTCGAAAGTATTTTCCCTTGCCATGAGTTTTGGCCGGATAGGTAACGAACTTTGGAAACGTATAGGCGTAGAACCGTCCGGTAATGCATTCAACTCCATCTTTCAGCTGGAAATGGAGAAAGGAATCCCCCGCAATCCACTCATCAATGCAGGGGCATTGGTAATGGCAGACGTCTTGCTCTCAGTACTTGAATATCCGGAAAGGGAATATCTCTCGTTTGTGCGGAAACTCTGCGGCAATGACATGATTCAATATAATGAAAGCATGGCTACTTCCGAACGGGAGTATGGATATCTGAATGCCGCCATCACCAATATGCTGAAATATCACGGCAATATAGAAAACGATATCGAGCGAGTACTTCGCTTCTACTTCCGTCAATGTTCCATAGGTATGAATTGCCGTGAACTGGCATGTTCTTTCCTCCCCTTTGCCGATCACACAAGACCGTTCAGTTTTGATGGAACCGAACTGACGACTTCGCAAGTGAAGCGTATCAATGCCATTATGCAAACATGCGGTTTCTATGATGAAGCCGGTGAGTTTTCTTATCTGGTAGGATTACCCGGGAAAAGTGGTGTCGGCGGTGGTATCGCAGCTGTATGCCCACGCAAGTACGCAGTAGCTGTATGGAGTCCGCGGCTCAATTCCAAAGGCAACTCCGTAATGGGCATGAAAGCTCTGGAATTACTGACAACCAAAACTGCTGTCAGTATTTTCTAA
- a CDS encoding porin → MKRILLSFAFLFSVLIATAQDACLNDVVNTLKDRISLAGYAQVGYTYDDAGDGSNTFDIKRVIFMAQGKITDRWLCYFMYSFANTGKILEAYTEYKFLPQLTARIGQFKTMYTIENPMSPCYVELINCYAQSVNYLAGINGSDPLYGSSSGRDMGLLIYGDLFGKLVNYNLALMNGQGINLKDKNNQKDIVGSLMVHPLGWLSVGGSFVKGKGCAIATSTLNPDIQIGENYTRNRWSAGAVIKTKPVDVRTEYLAGKDGHVKSDGYYVTASAHVFPKVDVIASYDYLNKSKVLDDKQTNYVVGLQYWFYPKCRVQAQYTYCNRHIGENSNLLQAQLQVRF, encoded by the coding sequence ATGAAACGAATTCTGTTATCCTTCGCTTTCCTGTTCTCTGTTCTGATAGCAACAGCACAAGATGCTTGTTTAAACGACGTAGTAAACACTCTTAAAGACCGTATCAGTCTTGCCGGCTATGCGCAGGTGGGATATACGTATGATGATGCCGGTGATGGCAGCAATACATTCGACATCAAACGGGTTATCTTCATGGCACAAGGTAAAATCACTGACCGCTGGCTATGTTACTTCATGTACAGCTTTGCCAATACGGGAAAAATACTTGAAGCATATACCGAATACAAATTCCTCCCTCAACTGACTGCCCGCATCGGACAATTCAAGACGATGTACACCATTGAAAACCCAATGTCTCCCTGCTATGTGGAATTGATAAATTGTTATGCGCAGTCTGTCAATTACCTGGCCGGTATCAATGGCAGCGATCCGTTATATGGTTCCAGCAGCGGACGCGATATGGGTCTCCTGATTTATGGAGACCTGTTCGGCAAACTGGTAAATTATAATCTTGCATTGATGAATGGACAAGGCATCAATCTGAAAGACAAGAACAACCAGAAAGATATTGTAGGCAGTCTGATGGTTCATCCGCTCGGCTGGCTGTCCGTAGGTGGTTCTTTTGTTAAAGGAAAGGGATGCGCAATAGCCACTTCCACTCTTAATCCGGATATACAGATAGGTGAAAACTATACGCGTAACCGTTGGTCGGCAGGTGCAGTGATTAAGACCAAACCGGTTGATGTACGCACAGAATACCTGGCCGGAAAAGACGGACACGTGAAAAGCGACGGCTACTACGTAACGGCATCTGCACATGTATTCCCCAAAGTAGATGTCATTGCATCCTATGACTATCTTAACAAAAGCAAAGTACTGGATGACAAGCAAACCAATTACGTAGTGGGACTGCAATACTGGTTTTATCCTAAGTGCAGAGTACAGGCACAATATACGTACTGCAACCGCCATATCGGAGAAAATAGTAATTTATTACAGGCGCAGTTGCAAGTGCGCTTCTAA
- a CDS encoding M20/M25/M40 family metallo-hydrolase, translating to MKKYCILAILCCFSYLTAAQSPVEKGLESINRASAEAYISFLAHDELQGREAGYHGSKVAAQYIASLLQAMGVQPLGDSYFQPFEAYRRERQKRGRLEVHPDSIALFSKEVHQKLSMANVLGIIPGKNVNEYAIVGAHFDHLGIDPALDGDQIYNGADDNASGVSAVLQIAQAFIASGKQPERNIIFAFWDGEEKGLLGSRFFVQTCPFISQVRGYLNFDMIGRNNKPQQPMHVVYFYTEANAAFGKWLKEDMKKYNLRLEPDYRPWDNPIGGSDNGSFAKAGVPIIWYHTDGHPDYHQPSDHADKLNWEKIVEITKASFLNVWNLANEKEY from the coding sequence ATGAAGAAATACTGTATTCTGGCTATACTCTGTTGTTTCAGCTATCTGACAGCAGCACAGAGTCCCGTGGAAAAAGGACTGGAAAGCATAAACCGGGCATCCGCCGAAGCGTATATCAGTTTTCTGGCGCATGATGAATTGCAAGGCCGGGAAGCCGGATACCACGGTTCCAAGGTAGCGGCGCAATATATTGCTTCATTACTTCAGGCAATGGGAGTACAGCCGTTAGGAGACAGTTATTTTCAGCCTTTTGAAGCCTACCGGAGAGAACGGCAGAAAAGAGGACGGTTGGAAGTACATCCCGATTCGATTGCTTTATTCAGCAAAGAAGTTCATCAGAAACTCTCAATGGCTAATGTCCTGGGAATAATTCCCGGTAAAAATGTCAATGAGTATGCAATTGTCGGCGCACACTTCGATCATTTAGGAATAGATCCGGCTTTGGATGGTGATCAGATTTATAACGGTGCCGACGATAATGCTTCCGGAGTATCAGCTGTTCTACAAATAGCCCAAGCATTCATTGCCAGCGGAAAACAACCGGAAAGAAATATTATTTTTGCTTTCTGGGATGGCGAAGAGAAAGGGTTGCTGGGTTCAAGATTCTTTGTACAAACCTGCCCGTTCATTTCACAAGTCAGGGGTTATCTGAATTTCGATATGATAGGCCGTAACAATAAACCGCAGCAACCGATGCACGTGGTTTATTTCTATACAGAGGCCAACGCGGCTTTTGGAAAGTGGCTCAAAGAAGATATGAAGAAATACAATCTCCGGTTGGAGCCCGACTATCGTCCATGGGATAATCCCATAGGCGGTAGTGACAACGGTTCCTTTGCCAAAGCGGGAGTTCCTATTATCTGGTATCATACGGATGGACATCCGGACTACCACCAGCCCTCCGATCATGCCGACAAACTGAATTGGGAAAAGATTGTGGAGATAACCAAAGCATCTTTTCTGAATGTCTGGAATCTGGCAAACGAGAAAGAGTACTAA
- the pheS gene encoding phenylalanine--tRNA ligase subunit alpha, producing MIDKINQLLQEVEALKAANAEELEALRIKYLSKKGAINDLMADFRNVAAEQKKEVGMRLNELKNKAQEKINALKEQFESQDTDCDDIDLTRSAYPVELGTRHPLTIVKNEIIDIFARLGFSIAEGPEIEDDWHVFSALNFAEDHPARDMQDTFFIEAHPDIVLRTHTSSVQTRIMEVSQPPIRIICPGRVYRNEAISYRAHCFFHQVEALYVDKDVSFTDLKQVLLLFAKEMFGEDTKIRLRPSYFPFTEPSAEMDISCNICGGKGCPFCKHTGWVEILGCGMVDPNVLESNGIDSKVYSGYALGMGIERITNLKYQVKDLRMFSENDTRFLKEFEAAY from the coding sequence ATGATAGATAAAATCAACCAGCTTCTGCAAGAAGTGGAAGCACTGAAAGCTGCCAACGCCGAGGAACTGGAAGCGCTCCGCATCAAATACCTTAGTAAAAAAGGTGCTATCAATGACTTGATGGCAGACTTCCGCAACGTGGCTGCCGAACAGAAGAAAGAAGTCGGCATGAGACTGAATGAACTGAAAAACAAGGCGCAGGAAAAGATTAACGCCCTGAAAGAACAGTTCGAAAGCCAGGATACGGATTGTGACGACATTGACCTCACCCGCTCCGCTTATCCGGTAGAACTGGGTACACGCCACCCGCTCACCATCGTAAAAAACGAAATCATCGATATATTTGCACGTCTGGGTTTCAGTATTGCCGAAGGTCCGGAAATTGAGGATGACTGGCACGTGTTCTCCGCATTGAATTTTGCTGAAGATCACCCCGCACGCGATATGCAGGATACTTTCTTCATCGAAGCGCATCCTGACATCGTATTGCGTACGCACACTTCATCTGTACAAACACGCATTATGGAAGTCTCACAACCTCCTATCCGCATTATTTGTCCGGGACGCGTATATCGTAACGAAGCTATCAGCTATCGCGCACACTGCTTTTTCCACCAGGTAGAGGCGTTGTACGTAGATAAAGACGTATCTTTCACTGATCTGAAACAGGTGTTATTGCTCTTTGCCAAAGAAATGTTCGGCGAAGATACCAAGATCCGTCTGCGTCCGTCTTATTTCCCGTTCACGGAACCTAGTGCCGAAATGGACATCAGTTGTAACATTTGTGGTGGAAAGGGCTGTCCGTTCTGCAAGCATACCGGCTGGGTAGAAATCCTAGGTTGCGGTATGGTAGACCCCAACGTATTGGAAAGTAACGGTATCGACAGTAAGGTATACAGCGGATACGCCCTCGGTATGGGTATCGAGCGTATTACGAACCTGAAATATCAGGTGAAAGACCTTCGTATGTTTTCCGAAAACGACACAAGATTCCTGAAGGAATTCGAAGCCGCTTACTAA
- the nth gene encoding endonuclease III: MRKKERYEKVLAWFRENRPVAETELHYETPFQLLIAVILSAQCTDKRVNMIVPPLYRDFPTPEVLAASTPEVIYEYIRSVSYPNNKAKHLVGMAQMLVKDFNSEVPGTLEELIKLPGVGRKTANVIQSVVFNKAAMAVDTHVFRVSHRLGLVSDQCTTPFSVEKELVKNIPEADIPIAHHWLILHGRYVCQARTPQCDNCGLQLMCKYYCEKYKVSKEKPEDKE, from the coding sequence ATGAGAAAGAAAGAACGTTATGAAAAAGTCCTTGCCTGGTTTCGGGAAAATCGTCCCGTAGCCGAAACGGAACTGCACTATGAGACCCCGTTTCAACTGCTGATAGCGGTCATCCTCTCCGCCCAATGTACGGACAAACGGGTGAATATGATTGTTCCGCCACTGTACCGCGACTTCCCTACCCCGGAAGTTCTCGCTGCCAGTACTCCGGAAGTGATCTATGAATACATCCGTAGCGTGTCTTACCCCAACAACAAAGCAAAACACCTGGTAGGCATGGCGCAAATGTTGGTGAAAGACTTCAACAGCGAAGTACCCGGCACACTGGAAGAACTCATAAAACTTCCCGGTGTAGGACGTAAGACGGCAAACGTCATCCAATCCGTCGTATTCAACAAAGCGGCAATGGCAGTAGACACCCATGTGTTCCGTGTAAGCCATCGCCTCGGACTGGTTTCGGACCAATGTACCACCCCGTTCAGCGTAGAAAAAGAACTGGTGAAAAACATCCCGGAAGCCGACATTCCCATTGCTCATCACTGGCTTATTCTGCACGGAAGATACGTCTGTCAGGCACGTACACCGCAATGTGACAACTGCGGTTTGCAATTGATGTGCAAATATTATTGCGAGAAGTACAAAGTTAGCAAAGAGAAGCCGGAAGATAAAGAATAA
- a CDS encoding KdsC family phosphatase: MSTINYDLKKIKALVFDVDGVLSANVIPMSPDGEPMRTVNIKDGYALHLACKQGLLQGIITGGRSEAVRKRFMALGIPSEDIYMASSVKIHDYHDFRDRHGLKNEEILYVGDDIPDIEVMCECGLPCCPKDASAEVKTVSRYISYANGGYGCGRDVVEQVLKVQGLWMDDKAFGW, from the coding sequence GTGAGTACTATCAATTACGATCTGAAAAAGATAAAAGCACTTGTATTTGATGTCGATGGCGTTTTGAGTGCTAACGTCATACCGATGAGTCCGGATGGAGAACCGATGCGCACCGTGAACATTAAAGATGGTTACGCTTTGCACCTTGCCTGTAAACAGGGTTTGTTACAGGGAATCATTACCGGTGGACGCTCCGAAGCTGTTCGCAAACGCTTTATGGCCTTGGGAATTCCTTCTGAGGATATTTACATGGCTTCTTCCGTAAAAATCCATGATTATCATGATTTTCGTGACCGTCATGGCTTGAAGAACGAAGAGATTCTTTATGTAGGTGATGACATTCCGGATATTGAAGTAATGTGTGAGTGCGGATTACCTTGTTGTCCTAAAGACGCGTCAGCAGAAGTGAAGACTGTCTCCCGCTACATTTCCTATGCCAATGGTGGCTATGGCTGTGGTCGGGACGTTGTAGAACAAGTATTGAAAGTTCAGGGACTTTGGATGGATGATAAAGCCTTTGGTTGGTAA
- a CDS encoding phosphoglycerate kinase, translated as MMTIDQFNFAGKKAFVRVDFNVPLDENFNITDDNRMRAALPTLKKILADGGSIIIGSHLGRPKGPADKFSLKHIQKHLSDLLGVEVQFASDCMGEEAAVKAAALQPGEVLLLENLRFYAEEEGKPRGLAEDATDEEKAAAKKAVKESQKEFTKKLASYADCYVNDAFGTAHRAHASTALIAKYFDKDSKMFGYLMEKEVKAVDKVLNDIKRPFTAIMGGSKVSSKIEIIENLLSKVDNLIIAGGMTYTFTKAMGGKIGISICEDDKLDLALDLVAKAKEKGVNLVLAVDAKIADAFSNDANTKFCPVDQIPDGWEGLDIGPETEKIFTDVIKNSKTILWNGPTGVFEFENFTHGSRAVGEAIVEATKNGAFSLVGGGDSVACVNKFGLASGVSYVSTGGGALLEAIEGKVLPGIAAINE; from the coding sequence ATTATGACAATTGATCAATTCAACTTTGCCGGTAAAAAGGCATTCGTTCGTGTGGACTTCAATGTACCCTTGGACGAAAACTTCAACATTACAGATGATAACCGTATGCGTGCTGCTCTTCCTACGCTGAAGAAAATTCTGGCTGACGGTGGCAGTATAATTATCGGTTCTCACCTCGGTCGTCCGAAAGGTCCGGCTGACAAGTTCTCTTTGAAACATATCCAGAAACATCTGTCAGATTTGTTGGGTGTTGAGGTGCAATTTGCTAGCGACTGTATGGGCGAAGAAGCTGCTGTAAAGGCTGCTGCTCTGCAACCGGGTGAAGTACTGTTGCTTGAAAACCTTCGTTTCTATGCTGAGGAGGAAGGTAAACCCCGTGGTTTGGCAGAAGATGCGACAGACGAAGAAAAAGCTGCCGCCAAGAAAGCCGTAAAAGAAAGCCAGAAAGAATTCACCAAGAAATTGGCTTCTTATGCTGACTGTTATGTAAATGACGCTTTCGGTACAGCTCACCGCGCACACGCTTCTACGGCTTTGATCGCTAAATATTTCGACAAAGACAGCAAGATGTTCGGTTACTTGATGGAGAAAGAAGTGAAAGCTGTTGATAAAGTATTGAATGACATCAAACGTCCGTTCACTGCTATCATGGGTGGTTCTAAGGTTTCTTCTAAAATCGAAATCATTGAGAACCTGCTGAGCAAGGTTGATAACCTGATCATCGCCGGTGGTATGACTTATACTTTCACTAAGGCTATGGGTGGCAAGATCGGTATTTCTATTTGCGAAGATGATAAACTGGATCTGGCTCTTGACCTGGTAGCAAAAGCTAAAGAAAAAGGTGTAAACCTGGTATTGGCTGTTGACGCTAAGATTGCTGATGCTTTCTCTAACGACGCCAACACTAAGTTCTGTCCGGTTGACCAAATTCCTGATGGTTGGGAAGGTTTGGATATCGGTCCTGAAACAGAGAAAATCTTCACAGACGTTATTAAAAACTCCAAGACTATCTTGTGGAACGGTCCGACTGGCGTATTCGAATTCGAAAACTTTACTCATGGCTCACGTGCCGTAGGTGAAGCTATCGTAGAGGCTACCAAAAACGGTGCTTTCTCACTTGTAGGTGGTGGTGACTCTGTAGCTTGCGTAAACAAGTTCGGTTTGGCAAGCGGTGTTTCTTACGTTTCAACCGGTGGTGGTGCATTGCTCGAAGCAATCGAAGGAAAAGTTCTTCCGGGTATCGCTGCTATCAACGAATAA
- a CDS encoding MFS transporter, whose translation MKDKLVTSSYCFILAANFLLYFGFWLLIPVLPFYLSEVFSAGNSTIGIILSCYTVAALCIRPFSGYFLDSFARKPLYLIAYFIFMTMFAGYIIAGSLTLFIMFRIIQGVSFGMVTVGGNTVVIDIMPSSRRGEGLGYYGLSNNIAMAVGPMSGLFLHDAGMSFTTIFCSSLGSCMAGFVCASLVKTPYKPPVRREPISLDRFILLKGIPAGISLLLLSIPYGMTTNYVAMYAKQIGINATTGFFFTFMAIGMAISRIFSGKIVDRGKITQVISAGLYLVVFSFFLLSACVYLISWNNMVCTIVFFSVALLLGVGFGIMFPAYNTLFVNLAPNSQRGTATSTYLTSWDVGIGIGMLTGGYIAEVSTFDKAYLFGACLTIVSMLYFNGKVAPNYHKNKLR comes from the coding sequence ATGAAAGATAAGCTTGTTACTTCCAGTTATTGTTTTATTCTCGCAGCCAACTTCCTGCTGTACTTCGGATTCTGGTTGCTGATACCGGTACTACCTTTTTACCTGTCCGAAGTATTCAGTGCCGGCAATTCTACAATCGGTATCATTCTTTCCTGCTACACAGTAGCTGCATTGTGTATCCGTCCTTTCTCCGGTTATTTTCTGGACAGCTTTGCACGCAAACCTTTATATTTGATAGCTTACTTCATCTTTATGACGATGTTTGCCGGATACATCATTGCAGGCTCGCTTACACTGTTTATCATGTTCCGTATCATACAGGGAGTATCGTTCGGAATGGTAACCGTAGGTGGTAACACAGTGGTGATTGACATCATGCCATCTTCACGACGCGGAGAAGGACTGGGATACTATGGGCTTTCAAACAACATTGCAATGGCAGTGGGTCCGATGTCAGGATTATTTCTGCATGATGCGGGAATGAGTTTTACTACCATATTCTGCAGTTCACTGGGATCCTGTATGGCAGGTTTCGTTTGCGCTTCTCTTGTAAAGACTCCTTATAAACCACCTGTGAGACGGGAACCGATATCTCTCGACCGATTCATATTACTGAAAGGGATTCCGGCAGGTATCAGCCTCTTGTTGCTTTCCATTCCTTATGGAATGACGACCAACTATGTGGCTATGTATGCCAAACAAATCGGAATCAATGCCACCACAGGTTTCTTCTTCACTTTCATGGCGATAGGGATGGCTATTTCACGTATATTCTCCGGAAAGATTGTGGACAGAGGTAAGATAACGCAGGTTATTTCCGCCGGACTGTATCTCGTGGTGTTCAGCTTTTTCCTGCTTTCGGCCTGTGTATATCTCATCAGTTGGAACAACATGGTATGCACGATTGTTTTCTTTTCCGTGGCCTTGTTGCTGGGAGTAGGTTTCGGAATTATGTTCCCCGCTTACAACACCTTGTTTGTCAACCTCGCTCCCAACAGCCAACGTGGTACCGCCACTTCCACCTACCTGACCTCCTGGGATGTAGGCATCGGTATCGGTATGTTGACAGGAGGATATATTGCAGAAGTCAGCACCTTTGATAAAGCTTATTTATTCGGAGCCTGCCTTACCATTGTATCCATGCTCTACTTCAATGGCAAAGTGGCTCCCAATTACCATAAAAATAAATTGCGATGA